CCGTAGCCGTACTTGACGCGCCGCTTGCTCACGCGCGCGGTACTGTCCCGGCGCGGCGCGCCTACCGTACACGCAAATGAAAACCGAGCTAGTCTGTTCGTCCTGGTTAATGCGATAGGACAGACTAAAGTCCGTCCTACTTGTTTCAATCACCTAACCGCTTCGTCTCCGAACGTTCAATGATCAGCGCCAGTGGCATCTCGCCTTCTGCCTGCGCTTTCGGGCAATGCCGCAAGCCTTTGGGGATCACCAATCCTTCGCCAGCCTTCAACAAAAAATCGCCAACCTCGGTTTGGAAGAGAATCTCGCCTTGTAAGACGATGAACGATTCGTCTTCGTGTTCGTGCGCATGCCAGCGCTCAAACTCGCCTTGGAATTTAACCAGCCGGATTGCGCATTCGTCCACTTGCGCCAGATTGACAGGGGTGTAAGCCTGTGTGATCTGCGCGGCAGTTTGCTGAATGGAAAATAATTGCACGTCCATAAGATTATTGTTTGAAAACCACGCCGCCTTTCATCACCCATTTGACGCGCTCCAATTCGGTCACGTCTTTCAACGGGTCGCCTTCGACAGCGATCAGGTCGGCGTATTTGCCTGCTTCGATGGCGCCGATGCGATCTTCCCAACCCAGCAGCTTCGACGCTTGCACCGTCGCCGTCTGAATCGCCTGCAACGGCGTCATGCCCAGGCGCACGTAAACACCAAACTCGTGTCCATTCAAACCGTGCGGATAAACCGCCGCATCGGTGCCAAAGGCCACCAACACACCCTGTTGAAAGGCGCGTCCGAGGTTTTGCTTCATGATCGGCATCACGGTTTTCGCTTTCTCCACCATTGCGGGCGGCAAACCAAGCTTGGCGTAATTTTCCAAAAACCAATCGCTCAGATAAAGCGTCGGCACCAAATACGTCCCGTGCTCTTTCATCAGCTTGATGCCTTCGTCGTCAATGTACGAACCGTGTTCGATGGAGTCCACGCCCGCCAGCACCGCGAGTTTAATGCCGTCACCGCCGTGCGCGTGGGCGGCGACTTTGCGCCCGGCGCGATGGGCTTCGGTGACAATCGCCTGCATCTCTTCCAGCGAATACTGCGAGGCTTTGGGGTCATCGCCCAGCGAGAGCACACCGCCGGTCGAACAGATTTTGATCACGCCCGCACCGTATTTGATGTTCTCGCGCGTCTTGC
This sequence is a window from Acidobacteriota bacterium. Protein-coding genes within it:
- a CDS encoding cupin domain-containing protein, whose amino-acid sequence is MDVQLFSIQQTAAQITQAYTPVNLAQVDECAIRLVKFQGEFERWHAHEHEDESFIVLQGEILFQTEVGDFLLKAGEGLVIPKGLRHCPKAQAEGEMPLALIIERSETKRLGD
- a CDS encoding amidohydrolase family protein is translated as MRKLLAPVALALCVLLIVLTVGAQQTARPAGNMVAVKTGRALDVRTGAFINNAVILIENDRITAVGAQVSVPANATVIDLGGKTVLPGLADCHTHLTFEPGGMGYSSVGISVPREALKGAKNARVTLEAGFTTVRNVGAKGYSDVALHDAIEAGDVPGPRVIASGPSLGITGGHCDDNFLAPEYHYVAEGVADGVSEVMRKTRENIKYGAGVIKICSTGGVLSLGDDPKASQYSLEEMQAIVTEAHRAGRKVAAHAHGGDGIKLAVLAGVDSIEHGSYIDDEGIKLMKEHGTYLVPTLYLSDWFLENYAKLGLPPAMVEKAKTVMPIMKQNLGRAFQQGVLVAFGTDAAVYPHGLNGHEFGVYVRLGMTPLQAIQTATVQASKLLGWEDRIGAIEAGKYADLIAVEGDPLKDVTELERVKWVMKGGVVFKQ